Proteins from a single region of Corallococcus silvisoli:
- a CDS encoding OprO/OprP family phosphate-selective porin, with the protein MSVLHGPVLLAATGLLFGAPLAHAQSQAAEPPRAVDPPVVQTSEDGFSLSSADKAFVLKPRGQLQGDGRFYFDDTDRTGTNTFVMRRVRPILDGTLFGFIDFRFMPDFGNGQPLIQDAWIDFRPGEWIRLRAGRFKTPFGLELLQSDMDNPFIERSLTVDLVPNRDEGLELHGEGQGGRWQYSLAVVNGDPDGTSTDFNGDDSFDLVARVFALPFKGHEPSFLQGLGLGFAVTRGLQFGSATNTGLVPQRSTGQEVIFSYLSNADTGETVVAHGQHLRVSPQGYFYWGSLGVLAEYVRSTQDVQVADARARLRNHAWQASASWVFGGRASFEGARPTKPFDPKTGQGGALEVAARYHALDLDEAAFPRFANPARSVRTAKGFGVATTFAFNRRVRFAVNYHRTNYQGGAPNGGDRKPENVVLSRFQLTF; encoded by the coding sequence GTGTCCGTCCTCCACGGTCCAGTCCTCCTCGCCGCCACGGGGCTGCTGTTCGGCGCGCCCCTGGCGCACGCCCAGTCCCAGGCCGCCGAGCCCCCCAGGGCCGTGGATCCCCCGGTCGTCCAGACCTCGGAGGACGGCTTCTCGCTGTCGTCGGCGGACAAGGCTTTCGTGCTCAAGCCGCGCGGACAGCTCCAGGGCGACGGGCGCTTCTACTTCGACGACACGGACCGCACCGGCACCAACACGTTCGTCATGAGGCGCGTGCGCCCCATCCTGGACGGGACGCTCTTCGGCTTCATCGACTTCCGCTTCATGCCCGACTTCGGCAACGGACAGCCGCTCATCCAGGATGCGTGGATCGACTTCCGGCCGGGCGAGTGGATCCGCCTGCGGGCCGGGCGCTTCAAGACGCCGTTCGGGCTGGAGCTGCTCCAGTCGGACATGGACAACCCCTTCATCGAACGCTCGCTCACGGTGGACCTGGTCCCCAATCGCGACGAGGGCCTGGAGCTCCACGGCGAGGGCCAGGGGGGCCGGTGGCAGTACTCGCTGGCGGTGGTCAACGGCGATCCAGATGGCACCAGCACCGACTTCAACGGGGACGACAGCTTCGACCTGGTCGCCCGCGTCTTCGCCCTGCCCTTCAAGGGTCACGAGCCCTCGTTCCTCCAGGGGCTGGGCCTGGGCTTCGCGGTGACGCGCGGGCTGCAATTCGGCTCGGCCACCAACACCGGCCTCGTGCCCCAGCGCAGCACGGGCCAGGAGGTCATCTTCAGCTACCTGAGCAACGCGGACACGGGCGAGACCGTGGTCGCGCACGGCCAGCACCTGCGGGTGTCGCCCCAGGGCTACTTCTACTGGGGCTCGCTGGGTGTTCTCGCGGAGTACGTGCGCTCGACACAGGACGTGCAGGTGGCGGACGCGCGCGCCCGGCTGCGGAACCACGCGTGGCAGGCGTCCGCGTCGTGGGTCTTCGGGGGGAGGGCCTCGTTCGAGGGCGCGAGGCCAACGAAGCCCTTTGATCCGAAGACGGGCCAGGGCGGCGCGCTGGAGGTGGCGGCGCGCTACCACGCGCTGGACCTGGACGAGGCCGCCTTCCCCCGCTTCGCGAACCCCGCGCGCTCGGTGCGCACGGCGAAGGGCTTCGGCGTCGCCACCACCTTCGCCTTCAACCGGCGCGTGCGCTTCGCGGTGAACTACCACCGCACGAACTACCAGGGCGGTGCCCCCAACGGAGGCGACCGCAAGCCCGAGAACGTCGTGTTGTCCCGCTTCCAGCTCACGTTCTGA
- the coaA gene encoding type I pantothenate kinase: MSVTKPRAASMYVDLDRDAWRELRASTPLTLTAEEVEKLRGLGERLDIDEVVDVYLPLSRLLHLQVASAQSLWAAQQAFLGYSVRKVPFIIAIAGSVAVGKSTTARILQALLARWPDHPRVALVTTDGFLFPNRVLAERGIMNRKGFPESYDRRGLVRFLAELKAGREVVTAPVYSHLVYDIVEGEPQSIRQPDILILEGLNVLQTGPVEGGRLPQTFLSDFFDFSIYVDANETDIRHWYVERFLHLWETAFRDERSFFRRFSELTREQAVARAASVWAEINGPNLAENIAPTRSRARLILVKGSDHKVRRVRMRKL, from the coding sequence ATGTCCGTGACCAAGCCCCGCGCCGCCTCCATGTACGTCGACCTCGATCGCGACGCGTGGCGCGAGCTTCGGGCCTCCACGCCGTTGACGTTGACGGCGGAGGAGGTGGAGAAGCTGCGCGGCCTGGGCGAGCGGCTGGACATCGACGAGGTGGTGGACGTCTACCTGCCGCTGTCGCGTCTCTTGCACCTGCAGGTGGCGTCGGCGCAGTCGCTGTGGGCGGCGCAGCAGGCGTTCCTGGGGTATTCGGTGCGCAAGGTGCCGTTCATCATCGCCATCGCGGGCAGCGTGGCGGTGGGCAAGAGCACGACGGCGCGCATCCTCCAGGCGCTCCTGGCGCGTTGGCCGGATCATCCGCGCGTGGCGCTGGTGACGACGGACGGGTTCCTGTTCCCCAACCGGGTGCTCGCCGAGCGCGGCATCATGAACCGCAAGGGCTTCCCGGAGAGCTATGACCGGCGCGGGCTGGTGCGCTTCCTGGCGGAGCTGAAGGCGGGGCGCGAGGTGGTGACGGCGCCGGTGTACTCGCACCTCGTCTACGACATCGTGGAGGGGGAGCCGCAGTCCATCCGGCAGCCGGACATCCTCATCCTGGAGGGGCTGAACGTCCTTCAGACGGGGCCGGTGGAGGGCGGGCGGCTGCCGCAGACGTTCCTGTCGGACTTCTTCGACTTCTCCATCTACGTGGACGCGAACGAGACGGACATCCGCCACTGGTACGTGGAGCGCTTCCTGCATTTGTGGGAGACGGCGTTCCGCGACGAGCGGTCCTTCTTCCGGCGCTTCTCCGAGCTGACGCGGGAGCAGGCGGTGGCGCGGGCCGCGTCGGTGTGGGCGGAGATCAACGGGCCCAACCTGGCGGAGAACATCGCGCCCACGCGTTCGCGCGCGCGGCTCATCCTGGTGAAGGGCAGCGACCACAAGGTTCGCCGCGTGCGGATGCGCAAGCTGTAG
- a CDS encoding SgcJ/EcaC family oxidoreductase, whose protein sequence is MVRTRLVGLLALLFVAVPTVAGAQDTPAVAASGDEVTHQALRAIKQDMEDALNRQDLDQLLSHLHPDVVFTTMNNDVRVGKAAIRAYYEEMLGGPHSVVKKVTAKFDVDALTRLYGDTGVAYGSSRDHYQLSDGTDLVVHGRWTCTLVKEGDQWLIAAFHYSTNVFDNALLTKVKTAALSFGVLAAVIALVAGFFIGRRGRRPATA, encoded by the coding sequence ATGGTGCGCACCCGGCTCGTAGGTCTCCTGGCGTTGTTGTTCGTCGCGGTGCCCACGGTGGCGGGAGCCCAGGACACTCCCGCCGTGGCGGCTTCGGGCGACGAGGTGACGCATCAGGCGCTGCGCGCCATCAAGCAGGACATGGAGGACGCGCTCAACAGGCAGGACCTGGATCAGCTCCTGTCTCACCTGCACCCGGACGTCGTGTTCACCACCATGAACAACGACGTGCGCGTGGGGAAGGCCGCCATCCGCGCGTACTACGAGGAGATGCTGGGCGGTCCGCACAGCGTCGTGAAGAAGGTGACGGCGAAGTTCGACGTGGATGCGCTCACGCGCCTGTATGGCGATACGGGCGTCGCCTATGGCTCGTCGCGGGACCACTACCAGCTGAGTGATGGCACCGACCTCGTCGTCCACGGGCGGTGGACCTGCACGCTGGTGAAGGAGGGCGACCAGTGGCTCATCGCCGCGTTCCACTATTCCACCAACGTGTTCGACAACGCCCTGCTCACGAAGGTGAAGACCGCCGCCCTGAGCTTTGGTGTCCTGGCCGCCGTCATCGCCCTCGTGGCCGGTTTCTTCATCGGGCGCCGGGGACGCCGACCGGCGACGGCTTGA
- a CDS encoding Rieske (2Fe-2S) protein, giving the protein MVVSVPAGVAPDHLPGPSRPRSWYLVAPSAALRTGQALGVQVAGREVVVFRSETGRVHALSAHCPHLGAHLKHGTVQGELLRCPLHHWSFDGGGRCRAVPGRGDVSSLPGPRAWPVEERFGGVLVFNGPEALFPPPDLGGGEHVWNVGPPVTVRCPWLPLAANSFDLEHLRTVHHRELWDTPTVEAPDPYTLRLRYTSRVTGTGVSDRLMKALSGNHIQVALTLHGGTLMSVRSDLGRVQGLLLASMTPVPEGTSVRLAVAARRGWLPGAAALALGVSRWLYTAFLRRDLSVLDGMRFNVATATADPVMRQLLDFAVGLPEDPDDARR; this is encoded by the coding sequence ATGGTTGTTTCCGTACCAGCCGGGGTGGCTCCGGACCACCTCCCCGGGCCCTCGCGGCCCCGCTCCTGGTACCTCGTGGCCCCGTCGGCCGCCCTGCGGACCGGACAGGCGCTGGGCGTGCAGGTGGCCGGGCGCGAGGTGGTGGTGTTCCGGAGTGAGACGGGCCGCGTCCACGCGCTGTCGGCCCACTGCCCCCACCTGGGCGCCCACCTGAAGCACGGCACCGTCCAGGGCGAGCTGCTGCGCTGTCCGCTCCACCACTGGAGCTTCGATGGCGGGGGCCGCTGCCGCGCGGTGCCGGGACGCGGCGACGTGTCCTCCCTTCCGGGGCCTCGCGCCTGGCCGGTGGAGGAGCGCTTCGGCGGGGTGCTCGTCTTCAACGGGCCCGAGGCCCTCTTCCCTCCTCCCGACCTGGGAGGTGGGGAGCATGTGTGGAACGTGGGACCTCCCGTGACGGTGCGCTGTCCCTGGTTGCCGCTCGCGGCGAACTCATTCGACCTGGAGCACCTGCGCACGGTGCACCACCGCGAGCTGTGGGACACGCCCACGGTGGAGGCGCCGGATCCGTACACGCTGCGCCTGCGCTACACGTCGCGCGTCACCGGCACCGGGGTGAGCGACCGGCTGATGAAGGCGCTGTCGGGCAACCACATCCAGGTGGCGCTCACGCTGCACGGCGGCACGTTGATGTCCGTGCGGAGCGACCTGGGCCGAGTGCAAGGGTTGCTGCTCGCCAGCATGACGCCCGTGCCGGAGGGGACGTCGGTGCGGCTCGCCGTCGCGGCGCGGCGGGGGTGGCTTCCGGGTGCGGCGGCGCTGGCGCTCGGGGTGTCGAGGTGGCTCTACACGGCGTTCCTGCGCCGCGACCTGTCCGTGCTGGACGGCATGCGCTTCAACGTCGCGACCGCGACAGCGGATCCCGTGATGCGCCAGCTGCTCGACTTCGCCGTCGGCCTGCCCGAGGACCCTGACGATGCGCGCCGGTGA
- a CDS encoding cysteine synthase A, producing MAPRLGSLWDAVGNTPLLRIGSLSRRTGCDIVAKAEFMNPGGSIKDRAAKGMILRAEATGQLKPGGTIVEGTAGNTGIGLGLLGRERGYRVVVTMPDNQAREKYEYLEAMGVEVRRVPAVPFSNPMHFFHQARVLAEEHGWAWMNQFENTANGDYHYETTGPEIWEQAEGRVDVLVASVGSGGTLSGTSRYLKEKNPALRVVLVDPPGSGLYSQVRTGKMETTGSSITEGIGIMRLTENFRQARVDEAMRLEDQDMLEMLYHLAREDALVVGTSAAINVRAAWEIARGHQGQGLRIVTFLCDHGSRYASKVFNPEFLASKQLTVKPLP from the coding sequence ATGGCGCCACGATTGGGTTCGCTCTGGGATGCGGTGGGGAACACGCCGCTGTTGCGCATTGGGTCGCTCAGCCGGCGGACGGGCTGCGACATCGTCGCCAAGGCGGAGTTCATGAACCCGGGCGGCAGCATCAAGGACCGCGCCGCGAAGGGGATGATCCTCCGCGCGGAGGCCACGGGGCAGCTGAAGCCCGGTGGGACGATTGTCGAAGGCACGGCGGGCAACACCGGCATCGGCCTGGGGCTGCTGGGGCGTGAGCGGGGCTACCGCGTGGTGGTGACGATGCCGGACAACCAGGCGCGCGAGAAGTACGAGTACCTGGAGGCGATGGGCGTGGAGGTGCGGCGCGTGCCGGCGGTGCCCTTCTCCAATCCAATGCACTTCTTCCATCAGGCGCGGGTGCTGGCGGAGGAGCACGGCTGGGCGTGGATGAACCAGTTCGAGAACACGGCCAACGGTGACTACCACTACGAGACGACGGGGCCGGAGATCTGGGAGCAGGCGGAGGGCAGGGTGGACGTGCTGGTGGCGTCGGTGGGCAGCGGCGGCACGCTGTCCGGGACGAGCCGTTACCTGAAGGAGAAGAACCCGGCGCTGCGCGTGGTGTTGGTGGATCCGCCGGGGTCGGGGCTCTACAGCCAGGTGCGCACGGGGAAGATGGAGACGACGGGCAGCTCCATCACGGAGGGCATCGGCATCATGCGGCTGACGGAGAACTTCCGGCAGGCGCGCGTGGACGAGGCGATGCGCCTGGAGGACCAGGACATGCTGGAGATGCTCTACCACCTGGCGCGCGAGGACGCGCTGGTGGTGGGCACCTCCGCGGCCATCAACGTGCGCGCGGCCTGGGAGATCGCTCGCGGGCACCAGGGACAGGGGCTTCGCATCGTCACGTTCCTGTGCGACCACGGCAGTCGCTATGCCTCCAAGGTGTTCAACCCGGAGTTCCTCGCGTCCAAGCAGCTCACGGTGAAGCCGCTGCCGTGA
- a CDS encoding DUF418 domain-containing protein encodes MSDPTPSSSASPVDVSERLPLLDVLRGFALCGVFVSNSFAWFSGRVLMPREQAQALAATPFEAVVSALYHFFVNQKFVTLFAFLFGLGFSIQLQRAERRGASVVPVYSRRLLVLLGIGATHLTALWVGDVLSTYALLGFALLLFRQRSDRTLLTWVGVLLVAVPLGVPALQHYGPILLHGAQAAAEAAKATDDLEARLREQLFVGLSSDSLWTTQAANAHFLTFMLPQFKRLFWMATILGRFLLGLLAGRHLLLQDLERHRSLHKKLLGWGLVLGVLGNGAMVGVQRLRILGLVDPAKDGWMVILSAIHELGFLGLAAAYVAVFALLFQREPWRKRMQVLAPVGRMALTNYLMQTVVSLCIYDGWGLGLVGKLPPSSCMALALAVFALQIPLSHAWLSRFRFGPAEWLWRSLTYGQRQPMRHSLKPSPVGVPGAR; translated from the coding sequence ATGTCCGACCCCACTCCTTCCTCCAGCGCCAGCCCGGTGGACGTGTCCGAGCGGCTGCCCCTGCTGGACGTGTTGCGCGGCTTCGCGCTGTGCGGCGTCTTCGTCTCGAACAGCTTCGCCTGGTTCAGCGGCAGGGTGCTCATGCCGCGCGAGCAGGCCCAGGCGCTGGCCGCGACGCCCTTCGAGGCCGTCGTCAGCGCCCTCTACCACTTCTTCGTGAACCAGAAGTTCGTCACGCTCTTCGCCTTCCTCTTCGGGCTGGGCTTCTCCATCCAGCTCCAGCGCGCGGAGCGAAGAGGGGCCTCCGTCGTTCCGGTGTATTCGCGGCGGCTGCTCGTCCTGCTGGGCATTGGCGCGACGCACCTCACCGCGCTCTGGGTGGGGGACGTCCTCTCCACCTATGCGCTGCTGGGCTTCGCGCTGCTGCTCTTCCGCCAACGGTCGGACCGGACGCTGTTGACGTGGGTGGGTGTCCTGTTGGTGGCCGTCCCGCTCGGGGTCCCCGCGCTCCAGCACTACGGCCCCATCCTGCTGCACGGCGCGCAGGCAGCCGCCGAGGCCGCGAAGGCCACCGACGACCTGGAGGCCCGGCTCCGGGAGCAGCTCTTCGTGGGGCTCTCCAGCGATTCGCTCTGGACGACCCAGGCGGCGAACGCGCACTTCCTCACGTTCATGCTGCCGCAGTTCAAGCGGCTGTTCTGGATGGCCACCATCCTGGGCCGCTTCCTGCTGGGCCTGCTCGCGGGACGGCACCTGCTGCTCCAGGACCTGGAGCGGCACAGGTCCTTGCACAAGAAGCTGCTCGGCTGGGGATTGGTGCTGGGCGTGCTGGGCAATGGCGCCATGGTGGGGGTCCAGCGCCTGCGCATCCTGGGGCTGGTGGACCCGGCGAAGGACGGCTGGATGGTCATCCTGTCCGCCATCCACGAGCTGGGGTTCCTGGGGCTGGCCGCGGCCTACGTCGCCGTCTTCGCCCTGCTCTTCCAAAGGGAGCCCTGGCGCAAGCGGATGCAGGTGCTGGCGCCCGTGGGCCGCATGGCGTTGACGAACTACCTGATGCAGACGGTGGTGAGCCTGTGCATCTACGACGGCTGGGGGCTGGGCCTCGTCGGCAAGCTGCCCCCCTCCAGTTGCATGGCGCTCGCGCTGGCGGTGTTCGCGCTCCAGATTCCCTTGAGCCACGCGTGGCTGTCGCGCTTCCGCTTCGGTCCGGCGGAGTGGCTGTGGCGCTCGCTCACCTACGGCCAGCGCCAGCCCATGCGCCACTCGCTCAAGCCGTCGCCGGTCGGCGTCCCCGGCGCCCGATGA
- a CDS encoding phosphatase PAP2 family protein — MKRTAALASGFAVFFLVVYGGASWVTGFYPGGLRVDLPFERHIPFVPSWAAVYISMDLLLLLSLFIFRTWRRMLPFALALCAETVLGALCFLVLPVEVAWPRRVVTGAWTQVFQFADTMNLERNYLPSLHVAFACTAALAYRERAGPVARMGFTLWALAIAASTLLIHEHHAVDVLAGALLAWGVWRVVAPRVREAAFLEAVRVESICARELYRFARRHPRYGLIALVLYQQSLGRWREARRARVGFCFLQLVDDVLDGDRPVEGEPLEYIDALLRTLETGAPGPSSAFHDTASTLGRVLLAELTNPGAREQVLELVRTMREDRERVRARHWWDAGRIQTQLSNTFRLSVGLMLHVADAQVRAEEAPSLLAALGWCSVMRDLHEDLAQGLFNVPADVAAEVRATGHDPADLDALLASEAGRAWVASEYQRARLLLDHSAAELDSLDGRPGTALLRLFHRSVEAFWARKLPRRMPFLREASALRPS, encoded by the coding sequence TTGAAGCGCACGGCGGCGCTCGCGTCCGGCTTCGCGGTGTTCTTCCTCGTGGTGTACGGCGGCGCGAGCTGGGTGACCGGCTTCTATCCCGGTGGCCTGCGCGTGGACCTGCCCTTCGAACGGCACATCCCGTTCGTCCCCAGCTGGGCCGCCGTCTACATCAGCATGGACCTGCTGCTGCTGCTGTCCCTGTTCATCTTCCGGACGTGGAGGCGGATGCTCCCCTTCGCGCTGGCCCTGTGCGCGGAGACGGTGCTGGGGGCGCTCTGCTTCCTCGTGTTGCCCGTCGAAGTGGCGTGGCCGCGACGGGTGGTCACCGGAGCGTGGACCCAGGTCTTCCAGTTCGCGGACACGATGAACCTGGAGCGCAACTACCTGCCATCGCTCCACGTCGCCTTCGCCTGCACCGCGGCGCTGGCCTACCGCGAACGCGCAGGACCGGTGGCGCGCATGGGGTTCACGCTCTGGGCGCTCGCCATCGCGGCCTCCACGCTGCTCATCCACGAACATCACGCGGTGGATGTTCTCGCCGGAGCGCTCCTGGCGTGGGGAGTCTGGCGCGTCGTCGCGCCCCGCGTCCGGGAGGCGGCGTTCCTCGAAGCCGTGCGGGTGGAGTCGATCTGCGCGCGGGAGCTGTACCGCTTCGCGCGCAGACACCCACGCTACGGGCTCATCGCGCTCGTGCTGTATCAACAGTCCCTGGGCCGCTGGCGCGAGGCGCGCAGGGCGCGGGTGGGCTTCTGCTTCCTCCAGCTCGTGGACGACGTGCTGGATGGAGACCGCCCCGTGGAGGGAGAACCGCTGGAGTACATCGACGCGCTGCTTCGCACCCTGGAGACCGGCGCCCCCGGTCCCTCCAGCGCTTTCCACGACACCGCGTCCACGTTGGGCCGGGTGCTGCTCGCGGAGCTGACGAACCCGGGTGCCCGGGAGCAGGTGTTGGAGCTGGTGCGCACGATGCGCGAGGACCGCGAGCGAGTGCGCGCCAGGCACTGGTGGGACGCGGGCAGGATCCAGACCCAGCTCTCGAACACGTTCCGCCTGTCGGTGGGCCTGATGCTGCACGTCGCGGACGCCCAGGTGCGCGCGGAGGAGGCCCCGTCCCTGCTCGCGGCGCTGGGCTGGTGCTCCGTGATGCGCGACCTGCACGAGGACCTGGCACAGGGCCTCTTCAACGTGCCCGCGGACGTCGCCGCCGAAGTGCGCGCCACCGGTCACGACCCGGCGGACCTCGACGCCTTGCTGGCCTCCGAAGCCGGACGCGCCTGGGTGGCCAGCGAATACCAGCGGGCCCGGCTCCTGCTGGACCACTCCGCGGCGGAGCTGGACTCGCTGGACGGAAGGCCTGGGACCGCCCTGCTGCGCCTCTTCCACCGGTCGGTGGAGGCGTTCTGGGCACGCAAGCTGCCCCGGCGGATGCCGTTCCTGCGTGAAGCCTCCGCGCTCCGGCCCTCCTGA
- a CDS encoding ATP-binding protein: MKLTRLHVHHYRGLAPDTVLTFGPALNVVVGATGSGRTTLLELVSAVVCSDFSGLLREPFALDYALRFDALTVDVAVRNEPPAALPATAGEGGPGDALALPPGALAHGLMPSIVATVRWDAAEDARLVMRASATGFACEVAGAAGFSKRMHWSVLDRSVWTLLFMAAQYLEPGVKARLKDLLRETFLLAPPRFDEALGMFERIGAIRYAMEQRGEELFPLGLMALPTWMPGWLRDQVEREPVPPALLLRHDARPQGFLARFVALAGFASGTLSVDVTEGGAPLSQGGRLGFSGFRFAFVRADGGPVTQEQLGYGQKRLLSFLYYLDVHAAFVIADELADGLHADLVGACVGDLGGRQAFVTSQSPLLFEHLVFPSAEALRTSLIRCEVRAGPGGWRWTQPTPEEAARCFAAYRSGSLPLGAALRAQGFG, from the coding sequence ATGAAGCTGACCCGCCTGCACGTGCACCACTACCGCGGGCTCGCGCCGGATACGGTGCTGACGTTCGGTCCCGCGCTCAACGTGGTGGTGGGCGCGACGGGCAGCGGCCGCACGACGCTGCTGGAGCTGGTGTCGGCGGTGGTGTGCTCGGACTTCTCCGGGCTGCTGCGCGAGCCGTTCGCGCTGGACTACGCGCTGCGCTTCGACGCGTTGACGGTGGACGTGGCCGTGCGCAACGAGCCCCCCGCGGCGCTGCCGGCGACGGCGGGCGAGGGCGGGCCCGGAGACGCGCTGGCGCTGCCTCCCGGGGCGCTGGCGCATGGGCTGATGCCCTCCATCGTGGCGACGGTGCGGTGGGACGCGGCGGAGGACGCGCGGCTCGTCATGCGCGCCAGCGCCACGGGCTTCGCGTGCGAGGTGGCGGGCGCGGCGGGCTTCTCCAAGCGCATGCACTGGTCGGTGCTGGACCGGTCCGTGTGGACGCTGCTCTTCATGGCCGCGCAGTACCTGGAGCCGGGCGTGAAGGCGCGGCTGAAGGACCTGCTGCGGGAGACGTTCCTGCTGGCACCGCCGCGCTTCGACGAGGCGCTGGGCATGTTCGAGCGCATCGGCGCCATCCGCTACGCGATGGAGCAGCGAGGAGAGGAGCTGTTCCCGCTGGGCCTGATGGCGCTGCCCACGTGGATGCCCGGCTGGCTGAGAGATCAGGTGGAGCGCGAGCCCGTGCCTCCGGCGCTGTTGCTGCGGCACGATGCGCGGCCCCAGGGCTTCCTCGCGCGCTTCGTGGCGCTGGCGGGCTTCGCGTCCGGCACGCTCAGCGTGGACGTGACGGAGGGAGGGGCGCCGCTGTCGCAGGGGGGCCGGTTGGGCTTCAGCGGCTTCCGGTTCGCGTTCGTGCGCGCGGACGGCGGCCCGGTGACGCAGGAGCAGCTGGGCTACGGCCAGAAGCGGCTGTTGTCCTTCCTCTACTACCTGGATGTGCACGCGGCGTTCGTCATCGCGGACGAGCTGGCGGACGGGCTGCACGCGGACCTGGTGGGCGCGTGCGTGGGGGACCTGGGCGGACGGCAGGCCTTCGTCACCAGCCAGAGCCCGCTGCTGTTCGAGCACCTGGTATTCCCCAGCGCGGAGGCGCTGCGCACGTCGTTGATCCGCTGCGAGGTCCGCGCGGGCCCGGGCGGCTGGCGTTGGACCCAGCCGACCCCGGAGGAGGCCGCGCGGTGCTTCGCTGCCTACCGTTCGGGCTCCCTGCCGCTGGGCGCGGCGCTGCGCGCCCAGGGCTTCGGGTGA
- a CDS encoding fatty acid desaturase yields the protein MRAGDTPPIPATLNVALLTVALGAAALCLWTASHAEALWARLVAAGAFSYVNNTVFSLLHEATHGVLHPSRRLNDGLGRLAATFFPTSFTLQRAFHLTHHRHNRTAREQFDYLHPGDHRFLKYAQWYVILTGVYWLFVPLGAFVFALAPGLLRRLRGPGTRYGEQTGADAYLGRLEDAPGAAIRWEVLAMVAVQAGLSYALELTPAGWALCYAAFAVNWSSLQYADHAWSPLDVREGAWDLRVAAPVRWVFLNYHYHRAHHRHPQVPWLHLGRYVDESVPRPSFLRIWLSMWRGPRPFPEKAP from the coding sequence ATGCGCGCCGGTGACACCCCGCCCATTCCGGCCACGCTCAACGTGGCGCTGCTCACCGTGGCGCTGGGCGCGGCGGCCCTGTGCCTCTGGACCGCGTCGCACGCGGAGGCGCTGTGGGCCCGGCTGGTGGCGGCGGGAGCGTTCTCCTACGTGAACAACACGGTCTTCTCGCTGTTGCATGAAGCGACGCATGGCGTGCTGCACCCGTCGCGGAGACTCAACGACGGCTTGGGGCGGCTGGCGGCGACCTTCTTCCCGACGTCGTTCACGTTGCAGCGTGCCTTCCACCTGACGCATCACCGGCACAACCGCACGGCGCGCGAGCAGTTCGACTACCTGCACCCGGGAGACCACCGGTTCCTGAAGTACGCGCAGTGGTACGTCATCCTCACGGGCGTCTATTGGCTCTTCGTGCCGCTGGGGGCGTTCGTGTTCGCGCTCGCGCCGGGGTTGCTGCGGAGGCTGCGAGGTCCGGGCACTCGCTATGGAGAGCAGACAGGCGCGGACGCGTACCTGGGCCGCCTGGAGGACGCGCCGGGAGCAGCCATCCGCTGGGAGGTGCTGGCGATGGTGGCCGTGCAGGCAGGGCTGTCGTACGCGCTGGAGCTGACACCCGCGGGCTGGGCCCTCTGCTACGCGGCGTTCGCGGTGAACTGGAGTTCGCTCCAGTACGCGGACCACGCGTGGTCGCCGCTGGATGTGCGCGAGGGTGCATGGGACCTGCGGGTCGCGGCGCCGGTGCGCTGGGTGTTCCTCAACTACCACTACCACCGGGCGCACCACCGCCACCCGCAGGTGCCGTGGCTTCACCTGGGCCGCTACGTGGACGAGAGCGTCCCCCGTCCGTCCTTCCTGCGCATCTGGCTTTCGATGTGGCGTGGGCCCCGACCGTTCCCGGAGAAGGCACCCTGA